aaaatcatgatcTCTTGAGATTTGATGAaccgattttgatgaaaattggtacccGAAGGTTTTTTGGATCGCTGATCACGGAGCTTCTATAAATTACGTAccgcgaaaatttttattctcttcagCATCTAAAGgcttttcaataaatatcTATCAACCCATAcggaaaaattcatgaaaatcacTTATACTCATACTTATCActtaaaaatactttttaccGAGCGGTAAACGACAAACTAAAAATTCAGGCACTCATCGGGCGAATCGCCCGGCCAACAAGATTGCATTCTCATTCCAATTTCAGATGGGGAGCTCAAGGGTGGTGCAGACCCAGCTGCATTCCTATCACTGTCATCCTGATACTTATCGTGCTCGTAGTCCTGCTTCCCCTGCTGGACCACGCAGGGGACAAACACTCATCGAACTCGACATTCGGGAACGACTCGGGAGCGACTTGTATGGACAGTTGTAAGATCAATTTGGTGGAATCAATTCCGATCGGAATGGTTTATCCCAACAACTCAGTCCAGCATCCGAGCACGTACAATTCGTGGATGGAGTTGATCGCGTCCGCGCAATCATCGATAGAAATCGCAGCAATGTACTGGACCATGACAAGGCAGGAAGTTTATCCCGACGATAGTGCCAAAGAGGTATAATCATAAGTCGACGATGAAATTAGCCAACACTCCTTCCTTATATACGGAGTCCAAAGTTCTGAATCTCTTTCGCAGGGTGAAGACGTATTCGAGGCCTTATTGGAGGCTGGGAGGGATCGAGGAGTGCGGTTAAGATTCGCGCAGAATATTCCCTCGCAAAAGTTCCCCAATGAGGATACAGAGTATCTGGCGAAGAAGGCCAATGCCCAGGTAACGTTAGATCCGACCTTACAAAAGTGAAATGAAGGCCTCGTTCGAAGGTTTGGAGGTAGAAAACAGACGAAGATAAATGATCGAAAATGTGTAGTAAGTTGCTGTTCTCTGACGAGTTTGAGAACGTCGCGCAATCAATCTTTCGTTAAACGACACGGGAAGAAGACTTATTGATTTCACTCTAACGCGAGAGAAACCGCGGTCTGACGACCCGTGAAACAATCAACTATTTGTAAATTATACAAGACACGTGGGTACAAGTTGGGCAACTTCGTCATCCGAAGCACACCTGTGATGATCTTTACCGATATCGTGCCCATATGTATGGGGCGTTCCACAATAAATCGACCAGGGTCTGAAACTTGACCTCTGCGATTTGACTGGCGATTTTATATATGATTGTCTtaattctggaaagtgctaatttttttcaatttttcacatccATTGAAATTAGCTACGATTTTTGCGAACGGCCATATTAATCgatacaatttgaaaatctgaaaatattctcaagcaacacacaaattttgaaataacagCTTATGGTGGACTGACTCTTGCTtttcacttaaaaaaaaatcctaaattctttttttttaacaaaaaatatctttcaatTAAAAGGAAAAGTCAGTCTACTGTGGGCTGTTGCTTGAAcatttgtgtgttttttttaagaattttgaaatatttttaaattatatcaaTTAACATGTCTGGTTTCAAAAACTGTAGCTGATTCTAATGGATTgaaaagatttcgaaaaaaattaatgttttcGTGAGTCAAAacgataatataaaaaatcgcgagTCGAATCGAAGAGGTCAAGTTACACACCCAGATCGACTTTCCGTGGATTGCCCCATAGCTGCTGAAACTTTTGCATCGAGAATAAGTGCTGTTCGACCGTCGATGTTAGAGTCATAAATATCTCAGATATTTTTTGCTGAACTTGAGATAAGTGATTTAAATTTATACCCCAAGGAAGACTAGGCATTAATTATTCAGCGTGCGGCGTTACTCATTCaaggtgtttctttttttctaatttttattcaatttgtcTTATAGTCAAATCCTCAATCGTCGGCCCACATCAGTGTTAATATTCATAATGTATTTTGACTCCACGAAGCAGGATTTCGTAGTACAAATTCCAGTATGACCAGAATCGAAACGGATCAAGTCCAAAAACGCTAATACACAGACCGATAAACTCGTAATGCAAAGTCACTCGAAGTTTCAGTTTCGATTACGCGAAAAATGTTGTGGGACTATTTAGCTTGAAAAAGACTTGAAATATTACTTCCGGTTGTCATTGCGCGTACGCTAAAACCGAGcaattagtaaaaaaattcattaatcaCTCTGCAAACAGTCGCACAGACGATTTGCATGCTTCTTCATTTTCCTCAAATTCATCTATCTAATCACGCTCGTGAATCATCCGATTGTCACCGCGAGGGTTCAATTCGACACGATTTTTAACAGGTGAGAAGTTTAGACTTTCCGAGACTTTTGAGAGCTGGAGTTCTGCACACGAAATTGTGGATAATCGATCGCGTTCACATCTACGTTGGATCCGCAAATATGGACTGGCGTTCGTTGACCCAAGTCAAAGAATTGGGACTGGTCGCTATGAACTGCTCTTGTCTGGCTAACGACATAGCAAAAATATTCGACGTGAGTGTAACTACCGCAAACATCCAGCGGTTAACTCTACGTAAACACATCTGTAccaatttctttgattttctgcATCATTTGTTTCTCCTGGTGTCTAGGTGTACTGGAAAGTTTCCGAAGACGGTAAAATTCCTGCGGTCTGGCCAGAATCCTTGACTACAAAAACAAACGTCAGCAATCCTATGAACTTCACCTTGGGGGGAAATAAGTACAAGGCATTCATTGCGgtaagagatagagagagagatagagagagagagagagagagatttatttaattacagTGGAATAACCCCTAGCAATCATTGacagatatgtatatataaaaattatatatatggggcattccaagtgacGTCGAGGAGTCCTTTGCCTCATGTCATCAGATCCTTGCCTAACTTTTTTGCGCattgattccacttcaaaaggagcctaatttttttaaagaattttctcgctaTTTCTCCAGGTGGCGCAACAATCGTTTTTGTGTAGTAAAGTGATGACTAAAAAAActccatttttgaaattctgcaatttttgacACAGcttcttgataaaaaataagtaatatctGTCATAATTAGAAAGTGGGCTGCGGTtgcctcatatttttttaacatttttttttactttccaaaataaaataaaaatgagtaaaaagaTCAAATCCTAATAGTCCTTACTGAagcggaaaaataaaagaaaaataaaacatttcttggaaaatttagatattttgtacattgtttaaaatagatgagaaaaatcgttttatcttttgatcttttttattgagaaaaaaaaacgatcaacGCGCCACCTGAAGGAGCAgcaagaaaattctttaaaaaaattaggcttcttttgaagtggaatcaatGCGTTAAAAAAAGTCATGCAAGGATCTGATGACATGAGGCAAATAACTCCtcaatttcacttggaatgccccatatatatcaGACCTTATACCGGCACCACGCAAACAGGTACAAATTCAAAGAAAGCATATATCCATAATTGAGGgcggcaggggggggggatataaagtatattttaatcGTGTGATTGGTAAATCAGGGTCACTAAATCCTTTTCTTCGCCAGAAACACGTTACACGTCTTGGTTACTACAGGCCTGAGGGCATGTAATATTGAATCGAATATTCAGCTACACGCTGTACATGAACATTACTTATAATTATGATACCGCGTGTGTggtgaaaaactaaaaattacaGAGAAACAGAGAAGCGACGAGAAGGTCTGGGGGTGCGGGAGGTTGGCTGGATGATATTGAGAGCACCACTATAATTACGTAGTCGCGATAATTACGTAAACCAACTGTAACGTTAAATTTGCGCATGTCAATCCATACATAGTGTAACGAAGTTGTGTTCACAACCCTTATACACCCTGGTACGCCTGATGCCGTTATAACGATCACATCGGTAACCAAATGTTTAATCTTCTGTCTATCGGACGGCCACTCGCCCAAcgactattattataataacagcCAGTCTccggactttgaaaaaagtaccTGATGCCCAAatgttttgaatatttgtcTTTGCTTTGCGACTGTTTTGGTTGAACGTTCGCTTAATACGCACGAAGAACCTGTTTATTCTGATAGACGCAATTCGGAGATTGCCCCTTTattagaatggaaaaaaaaatttgttgaacttAAGATTATGGCCATGAAATCCggtaaaagaaatattttgtcaATGCAATTACATTTCGTTTCACTTGACAACACAGATTGTTATTCTCATACCTTTTTCTTGGATCGAATAACATTTCTTTCACCAAGTTTAATCGCcatgtgtagaaaatttcacaaatccCTTTcttgtgtgtataaataatttgtttctttttgcaTAGAGCTCACCACCACCGATGTCACCTCGAGGAAGAACAAATGATTTAGATGCAATTCTGCACTGCATCGATAAGGCTGAAAAGTTTATTTACATATCGGTAATGGATTTTTTCCCGCTGACTCTTTACACGCCTAAAATGAAGTACGTATATGCAAAAACTTTTTCCCGGCCCCGATTACCGTTTCTTCGAAATATACATAACATTGATCGCCAATCTAGTCCTCAGGATATTATAGGCATCGCAGAATGGGATAAACCCACCGTAAAAACCGCATGACGTTCACTCGCAAATTGCTAACTTGTTTTTCTTCCGCTTTTGAATAATATTCCTACTTCAATGTATTCAATAAACAGTCTCATCGGCGCTTGCGACTTGTTGTGAATTTCTAGGCTACTACGTACGTACCTAATAAATATTAGGGCAATGTTTAGTTCAGTGGAGCGCACACTTTGCCGAATTATACTTTCGTTCTATCGTTACGTAAGATAGTTTACGCGTTACAGTATATTGTCATCGGAAATGCATGCGAAACAATAAACAAACCCGACATTTGaggttttctttctttttttcaaaagttaggTAATCGTTCCAACGAAATCGAGTGAAGAGGTTCGCCTTCACTTCACGAGCCGTTTCGCGAAGCACATTGAAAGAAGGTTAAAAGCTCGGCGTTAGATCTGTAATTCAAACCTGTTTTTTCACAGATACTGGCCAATTATTGACGACGCTTTGCGGTCAGCTGCAATCGAGCACAAGGTCCACGTCAAACTGCTCATATCCAGGTGGAAACATTCACCACCATCCGCCGATTATTTCCTCAATTCGTTAACAGTTCTTACGAACAGTTACAGAAATGTCAAAATCGAAGCAGTTAGTATATGAATATCACTTTATATTTAATACGTTTATAAAATAACTTTCGCTTTATCAAGGTAATTTGTATTTgcgtgaaaagttttttggatCACCGGCAAGGTGGAGCgaacgatttttttgttttcaatttaatcATTGATCAAGGAAGTTAAATAATTGGAGAACTCGTATACCgcgtaaaaatgaaattacaacATAAAGGGAAGTGCATGGACCCGAGCATGGACCATACACTTCAGATCTCGCCCACACCTGCAGTGAGTGGAGATCATTGAAATCATTCGAAATCACGTGACAAATCCTTTCCAGTTTCATGATATCTACTGATACCAAAAAACTATTTAAACACGTCAAATTTTACcaaatcgtgttttttttttgttttttttttttaacttaggGACAATAATACCCCACATCACGTTCCTCCATCTAAGAGCAAATCTCCGCATTGCCCTTAGCATTATCGGTACATATCACGACCCATTCTAAATTATGACGAAAGTCGAGACTAAGCTGAAACGAATACCGATGTAATGATTCAgaaatgcagaaaaattatacagaaaatCACTGAAATTAAACACTGATAAGTGTCCCGCAGCTGCAATTCGTTATCAAGCTAATCATTTCACTCTTatcacttttcattttctagaAGAGATTTATCGTCCCGACAAACCctgattttaataaaataccgGACACCAGAGTTAACCACAACAAATACATGGTTACGGATATCGCCGCTTACATTGGCACAAGCAACTGGTCCGGAGATTATTTCATTTCCACCGCAGGCAAGTATCGAATAGTTTGCGAACAGTAACACGTACCTGCTGATTACTGTACCAGTATTCTCGATAATTGTTGCAATTCGATGAAAAGCGAACTGTCATTTGTTCCACAGGGATAGGGATGGTCTTCGAGGACGTTGGTAACAAGAATGAGGAAAGCATACGACAACAGCTGGAAGAGATATTTCACAGAGATTGGAATTCCCGATTCGCTCATCCCTTGAACAAGACTTGTGTCGATATCTAGACGGCGCAACAATACATCGTGTCGGACGATTAAATTACTAATTTGACGTATGACAACCGGTTTCGGCAATTCTATCCGTAAGATTTAAATCTGGGTGAAACATTAGCATATCCAACAACGTGTGCAAGACATCGCGTCTCCCGATATTCAATTGATCTAATATAGACGAATTTTTACGGGGTCCCCGCGTTTTCAGGTCGGTAAATACGCCTCCGGCCATTTCCAGATGGACTCCTGGGTGTAGTCgagtgtgtgtgagtgtgtgtgtgtgcgtgatAAACTTTTTGTCCAACGATGTGACGAGAATGAAAGAATGGATTTCAGAGAGTCTCGGTGTTAATCGACGACAATCTTCTTAATTTAGAAGTGATCGTATCTTAAATCCGATCGATCCAGTAATTTTCCACTTGTTCAGGTagcagaatagaaaaaaaaatatttcatttgttaaCTTTCGCCGACCTTAAAACACATCCGAATGAGAAGATCGTAGTCTGGCCGGTCAAGACCAGGGACATTAAACAGTCGTTTATACTCTTTGTACATCCAACCACTGTATTTCGCCTAATTATTATGAGACCGGTTTCGAAGTGATTACCGAATTTCAGACTGTAGCATCGCATCGGTAGAACCATAAAATCGTCGACCAGGTGGACGCAACGTGATAATTTAGGCATCATTTAATGCACAAGTAATACTCTTAACTTAATGTAACaatacgaaaaataatttgttaccGATCACAGTAGGTGATCTAGTATCAAACGAGATAGATTTTAGTTAGTAATAATATATGATGGTTCAGTCGAAACACGTGAAAATCAGTTATCGGTATTATACACTGTTAATTAAATTACACCGTTTAGGGTACACAAAGCTGTTTACCATACTTCTTTAACAAGGCAATGAAAATGCTGACCAAAACGACGTTACATATGAAATCACACAACAAGAACACATCTAAGACTTCATTCAGCACTTTGAGTAATTCGCAGTAATATCAAGGTTCAACTATTGACTATTCTCATCACATCTATTAATCTACTCTGTTTCTTTCCTTGGTGAAATTATCGACTCCGAAATGCATTTTGTATTCGATGCTAATCGAAAGGCCAGAATTTTACAGaataccaaaaaattttgttttcatccgACTCTGAAGCCCAATATTCATGATCATAGCTACGTGGCTTAGGTATACGTAAGACCGTAACTTGACAGTGTCAAATGTGCTGTcggttttaattaattatacgttAAATGGCGAAATCAATTTAAGTAATATTAATGTGCCTTATATTAAGTGTCtagtaatgaatttttcataaacgTAAGAAAATCAGTGAGTCGAGATTGACGTTATACGATGCTAATTACGTAAAAATTATAGTACGCGTGTTATAATCCATCAGTCAACCagtaaaaatatctttttcatATCCATTATTTACATGACGATATTCAAGGGCGGTATATTTCCCAAGCAGATTTCTCCCATGCATGCATCATGTGATTGTACGCAATCTCTCGATGTAAAACAAGCAACGAATCAATTCTACGAGGAAGCAACTACAGgttcatttcttatttttcactttttagtCTATTTCTCAATATCTCTCCCACTCTCCATCTTTAGTTAATCCTGATTCAGATAAAACACGATTCAAAAAAACCTACCAAGACCattttggaatatttattctatgtaataatatatgtcACACTTTGCAGTTAAATTTGCCTTTCTCACCATTGAGCTAGcctgaaaaatagtaaaaggAGTTTCATAAAAACTGAGTAATTCAAGATGAGCATGTATAACATACGATTTCGACTGTACCTGATCGTTTCTTTTAGATCCGTTATCTTACAATCGTAAATTACGacttttattaatatatagaAGAATATTCTCTTCATCTTGACTGATTTACTTATCAGAAAGGAGAGTAATTGACAATCGTTACACAATCGAGTAGAAATGAAATTGGCAGTAATGAAAATTAGTGCTTACACGTGGATCCGAGCCATTCGAATACCCGAATTACTCACAGATTCGTCAGTTATGAAACTTCAAATCCGGATGGTTCGAGTATCCAGaacaatttgtagaaaatttgcaGGTAAACTACGTTCACGTCAGAAgttttagaaatttgaaaaacagttgTGCATTTTTGCAACCACGTTTTATAACCACGTGATTGTAGTCACGGATTAATGATTATAGCTAAACCGGTATACTTCCTCATTTTGACCTCCACGCTAGTTTTATACAGGTCGAGCAACTTTCTGTGTCATTTTTATACTTAAACAAATTCTCTTCTACCattgcaaaaatattgcaaGATCGACACTCGCTCTTATTTCTGTCACCGTAAACTTTCCACTGATCCTATGATagattgttataaattttctgtggAAAGTTGCCTCTCTACGATATCTTTAATTACAGTCATACAACTTTCAAGCGTATGTCATACGTGGTCTAGTCAAAGAACCAGACAACGAAAGTTATTGATAAGCTTACTTATCGAAGTTTCAAATGTTACAAATTATATGTCTCAGCCCTCCGTGCCCTGATTCCATTGAAATTGAGCTTAAACAAAGCTCTTCAAACGTACGTTTCAGATTGAATTATCAAATGTCGTAGTTAATCGTGACAAAGGAAAAAtatgtgataatattttcgcCATATACAGACCAAAGGCTTTTGttcacggtaaaaaaaagcacaaatttgatatattttaccGCGCTAACGATAAGTGAACATCTGCAAAATAGGTTCTATTTCTACCTTTACGCTGTACGTGCACATACATTTtccatgtgtatatatacctaatctACAATTACATATTACCTGTAATCGAGTAATATACTGTACATATCATTATACCGTATAATATCATActatattacattatacaatGAAACAACTGTATGCAATAAAATAATgtttacgaaattttgaaacttgagTTTATCTTGATCTTGAACAGTGTTTTATAGATCCCCGGCAAGCTTAATCACGTCATACTAGGTTTGAATAATACTGTCGCCGTTGtaatttccaaaaatgtaGGTAGTGAGGAACCTTGTCAGATTCCCCAAcaacgatatttatttttatggaaCCGAGTTGCGGTTACGCTTTAGCTGAGAATGATTCAAAATCTGAGGAGAATTTATGAGACATGATTTACATATCATATACGCGACACCATCATCTACAGGCTTTAAATCACCAAGTGGAATGTACGTCAACAGGAtacgtaaaataattaatccgTCGCGCCATGTTTTTATTGTAGATTTCTCAATACAGAATTTGAAATCACCAATCTTGGAAGAACGTGCACTTATTACGATTGTTCTTTAGTACAAGTATACGAGTACGTCAACATCCAGCAAATACGTTCCTGCAACTTTTTGCAGTGTGCCTGTACGAAAACAACTTGTCAATTTGAACATAATTAATACGTCTACTAGATCGCAATggtattggaaaatattcataaGCGTGGTGGAACTGGTGGACACAATGGTTTGTGCAGACCGCTGTTTGAAAAACGTCCTTCTCGGTAATCACTTCCGCTCGGAAAcaattcatttgaaataaaaaagtgaaacgactttagtttttgtaggaaattatcTGCTGCTTGATCggagaattgaataaaatattgttttttcaaaactggCTGCAGTCCAAAGTGATCGTGAAAATTTCGGTTACAAAAACGCTTCAAtttcttgttaaaaaaaaaaacgcatcgaaaaaaagatttcttcGATCAACCCCTGCCTTTTGATATGTAACAGATGCTTGTAAGATTTAAAGATGATCGGTGCACTGATTTTCTGAGTATCGTGATcaccgatttaaaaaaattgattttgagaaaaacgcgagtaaagttttaggtcgggtTTATTAGTGAATATAttggaattgaataaaaatatacgtacacaACTATCGACGCCTTTGAGCGTTTACAACTTTGAGCTTATCTTCCAGATGTGCTGGTTCTAACCTTCATTGTTGTTCTGTGCGAATCCACCTTCCAATCTTTTCAATAAGTTATTATTGCGAAGGTCTTCATTGCTTCCAAGATATTGGCAGGTAgacatttatattcattgTTACACGAAGCGACACTTATCCTGATTCGGATCATCATCGGTTGAGTTGTAACGATCGAAGGTTGCCCATATCGCTTTTTCTATATCGTCGACTAAATTAGGGTACCAATCGACGTCTCGTTCACTTTTGTACATGATCGATGCCTTCTTTCTTAGTAAGACTGCAAGTTCTGCCATGAAGAGAAGTATTTAGAATATCGGTGTATGTTTTGCTATCGCCATCGCCGATATAATTCACGTACTTTGCCTTGTACTTTTTCTATGAACGCTGGAATATTTCAACGATAATCTCTACTTCGATTTTAGCTAAGGATCCTTAGTGGTTTGCTACACACATGCATTGGTGTGATCCATTCGTTATCGGTGGTATCTTTTTCCTCGCGCAAAGGCTTGCAGTTGTTGCGGAACAAGTTTTTTACCGCAATATCAAGGAGTTTTCAAAAGTAATATCTGGTAGTAAAAGAAACTCCACGTAATGAAGTGAAACCTCGTATTTTCTACGTTCCATCggcagaaacaaaaaattcagtcgATCGTACATCATTATTTATTGACCAATCTCTTCTAcagcgtgttttttttttttttttgtattattttttaattatttcagaaaCAGTTGTGACGCAAttgtaaatgtttttcaatacatCCATAAAAGAACTTTAGCATGGTTATGATACTGCAGAATTTTTAGTCACCCGCTGATTCGAGGCCAAGAACTCTCGTTGTAAACATGAACAGTCTATTTATTTCGTACGTCTGGCGAACGCCCGGACACGTTGGAGATGTGCAACCGTCTTAGTTGTCGCATTAAGTTTCTTGTTGTAAATTCCGTTTTCGAATCCCCTGACGAAATGTTGCACATCTTAcactaattgtaaatatcaATCAGCCTTCGCCgtaaatcgaaaatttcaagggCTGTATACAACGCAAGATCACGATATATAAATTAAGTACTGAACACCCCACTGGAATTGGTCATTCGTTGATGTCATTTACCCCGAAATAAAAAGCTAAATTAACTTACAACATGTTAATTCTTATGTGACAGACCGCGATACAACTCACCTAAAGTTTAAGCCCGCGGAGCGTCACGGAAATTCTTTCAGAGCTGTTAGGTACCTACATGATCATTAAATTATGGTTTGTTATAAAGTAGCGTTTTTTACAGTTCTTAGCTAAAAAATTTACGGATGCCGCTCACTGAAAACAATTCGCTCGATGCTGTGAAATTTCTGATTCTGGGGCACGACGGCCCCCCTCTAAataagcgtaaaaaaaaaaacaatttgataaCAATTTGTACGAAAATGacctagaaaaaaataacctgCGGCAAAATAACCTGTGATAAAATATCGtggaaacaataaaataatccTAATCAAAATAACCGGTAGTTTAACGTAACCTGCGTCAAATTAACCGCACTGATAGAAACTTTAATGAGCAGAGAATGGTATATGCGATCGAAATAAtcgaatgatgataataataataataacaataataattaacttaTTAGATAAACTTATCAACACAATTCGGAATGTTTACTTACGATACCACACGTACCATCCAGTACGAGATCGTGTACCTGATACGTAACTCTAGCGTGTCTCTATTAGTTTTTACGAGGTAATTTTGCCGCAGGTTGTTGTTTTTAGGTTATTTTGACGGTAATCCTTTTTTCTAGCTATTATTTCCGATGTTTCTTCGTTAATTGTAAGAGCGATAAAGAAATGTTACTTCGAAAAGGAACGCCTTATTATCCATAGAAAACTTTACCACGTAA
The genomic region above belongs to Diprion similis isolate iyDipSimi1 chromosome 8, iyDipSimi1.1, whole genome shotgun sequence and contains:
- the LOC124408443 gene encoding 5'-3' exonuclease PLD3-like isoform X1 yields the protein MSFFGWGKSGGEAGGGGGDNSGAEQPGRNLQDGLFQIASQACHILVQVNNTHNVSYGGSNNVTNVAYSKHSTAGSSTTLASSSSAAGGSSTSRSFPGQPVPRSKDQDVVVLLPQHKSRTPRIRHKLSTVSENARLDVNSPSGADDDLEMWDQSGFMLRGDADDPLTNSKWGAQGWCRPSCIPITVILILIVLVVLLPLLDHAGDKHSSNSTFGNDSGATCMDSCKINLVESIPIGMVYPNNSVQHPSTYNSWMELIASAQSSIEIAAMYWTMTRQEVYPDDSAKEGEDVFEALLEAGRDRGVRLRFAQNIPSQKFPNEDTEYLAKKANAQVRSLDFPRLLRAGVLHTKLWIIDRVHIYVGSANMDWRSLTQVKELGLVAMNCSCLANDIAKIFDVYWKVSEDGKIPAVWPESLTTKTNVSNPMNFTLGGNKYKAFIASSPPPMSPRGRTNDLDAILHCIDKAEKFIYISVMDFFPLTLYTPKMKYWPIIDDALRSAAIEHKVHVKLLISRWKHSPPSADYFLNSLTVLTNSYRNVKIEAKRFIVPTNPDFNKIPDTRVNHNKYMVTDIAAYIGTSNWSGDYFISTAGIGMVFEDVGNKNEESIRQQLEEIFHRDWNSRFAHPLNKTCVDI
- the LOC124408443 gene encoding 5'-3' exonuclease PLD3-like isoform X3; the encoded protein is MGLIKTVSENARLDVNSPSGADDDLEMWDQSGFMLRGDADDPLTNSKWGAQGWCRPSCIPITVILILIVLVVLLPLLDHAGDKHSSNSTFGNDSGATCMDSCKINLVESIPIGMVYPNNSVQHPSTYNSWMELIASAQSSIEIAAMYWTMTRQEVYPDDSAKEGEDVFEALLEAGRDRGVRLRFAQNIPSQKFPNEDTEYLAKKANAQVRSLDFPRLLRAGVLHTKLWIIDRVHIYVGSANMDWRSLTQVKELGLVAMNCSCLANDIAKIFDVYWKVSEDGKIPAVWPESLTTKTNVSNPMNFTLGGNKYKAFIASSPPPMSPRGRTNDLDAILHCIDKAEKFIYISVMDFFPLTLYTPKMKYWPIIDDALRSAAIEHKVHVKLLISRWKHSPPSADYFLNSLTVLTNSYRNVKIEAKRFIVPTNPDFNKIPDTRVNHNKYMVTDIAAYIGTSNWSGDYFISTAGIGMVFEDVGNKNEESIRQQLEEIFHRDWNSRFAHPLNKTCVDI
- the LOC124408443 gene encoding 5'-3' exonuclease PLD3-like isoform X2, with protein sequence MTNLNIKRYKKKQRASETVSENARLDVNSPSGADDDLEMWDQSGFMLRGDADDPLTNSKWGAQGWCRPSCIPITVILILIVLVVLLPLLDHAGDKHSSNSTFGNDSGATCMDSCKINLVESIPIGMVYPNNSVQHPSTYNSWMELIASAQSSIEIAAMYWTMTRQEVYPDDSAKEGEDVFEALLEAGRDRGVRLRFAQNIPSQKFPNEDTEYLAKKANAQVRSLDFPRLLRAGVLHTKLWIIDRVHIYVGSANMDWRSLTQVKELGLVAMNCSCLANDIAKIFDVYWKVSEDGKIPAVWPESLTTKTNVSNPMNFTLGGNKYKAFIASSPPPMSPRGRTNDLDAILHCIDKAEKFIYISVMDFFPLTLYTPKMKYWPIIDDALRSAAIEHKVHVKLLISRWKHSPPSADYFLNSLTVLTNSYRNVKIEAKRFIVPTNPDFNKIPDTRVNHNKYMVTDIAAYIGTSNWSGDYFISTAGIGMVFEDVGNKNEESIRQQLEEIFHRDWNSRFAHPLNKTCVDI